The Alphaproteobacteria bacterium genome includes a window with the following:
- the rnd gene encoding ribonuclease D has translation MTLIVESAPLAAFCAKAAASSYVTVDTEFMRDKTYYPQLCLVQVAGEDDAAVIDALAPGLDLSPLLALMDNPAVLKVFHAARQDLEIFHNLTGRVPAPLFDTQVAAMVCGFGEQVSYENLAAQLARARIDKSVRFTDWAQRPLSAKQISYALSDVTHLRPAYEALARKLGQSGRAGWLAEEMAILMDPATYRADPEEVWRRMKPRGAKPRFLAILKEVCAWREREAQRRDTPRNRVVRDETILDVAAHAPESLEDLARMRGINRGFTEGRLGQEMMEAVKRGLATPVDKAPALPESPDLPPGLGPVVELLKVLLKMKCEEHGVAQKLVATTADLERIAADDVADVPALQGWRREVFGEAALDMKAGRLGFTLKGKKIVLMRLDGAATAVAST, from the coding sequence ATGACATTGATCGTCGAGTCCGCCCCGCTGGCGGCGTTCTGCGCCAAGGCGGCCGCGTCCAGTTACGTCACCGTCGATACCGAGTTCATGCGGGATAAGACCTATTACCCGCAGCTTTGCCTCGTGCAGGTCGCGGGCGAGGACGATGCCGCCGTGATCGACGCGCTGGCCCCGGGGCTGGACCTTTCGCCGCTGCTGGCGCTGATGGACAACCCGGCCGTCCTCAAAGTGTTCCACGCGGCGCGCCAGGATTTGGAAATCTTCCATAACCTTACCGGCCGCGTCCCCGCCCCGTTGTTCGATACGCAAGTCGCGGCGATGGTGTGCGGCTTCGGCGAACAGGTCAGCTACGAAAACCTCGCCGCCCAGCTCGCCCGCGCGCGGATCGACAAATCGGTGCGTTTCACCGATTGGGCGCAACGCCCGTTGTCGGCCAAGCAGATCAGCTACGCGTTGTCGGACGTGACGCATCTGCGCCCGGCCTACGAGGCGCTCGCCCGCAAGCTCGGCCAAAGCGGCCGTGCCGGCTGGCTCGCCGAGGAAATGGCGATCCTGATGGATCCCGCGACCTATCGCGCGGACCCGGAGGAAGTCTGGCGGCGCATGAAGCCGCGCGGCGCCAAGCCGCGTTTCCTCGCGATCCTGAAGGAAGTCTGCGCCTGGCGCGAACGCGAGGCCCAGCGCCGCGACACGCCGCGCAACCGCGTGGTGCGCGACGAAACGATCCTCGACGTGGCCGCACACGCGCCGGAATCGCTGGAAGATCTCGCGCGCATGCGCGGCATCAATCGCGGCTTCACCGAAGGCCGCCTCGGCCAGGAGATGATGGAAGCGGTCAAGCGCGGCTTGGCCACCCCGGTCGACAAAGCGCCCGCCTTGCCGGAATCGCCCGATCTGCCGCCGGGCCTCGGGCCCGTGGTCGAGCTCCTTAAAGTGCTCCTCAAAATGAAATGCGAGGAACATGGTGTGGCGCAGAAGCTCGTTGCGACCACGGCGGATTTGGAGCGCATCGCGGCCGACGACGTCGCCGACGTGCCTGCCCTTCAGGGCTGGCGGCGCGAAGTGTTCGGCGAAGCCGCCCTCGATATGAAGGCGGGCCGGCTCGGCTTCACGCTGAAAGGCAAAAAGATCGTGCTGATGCGCCTGGACGGCGCCGCGACGGCGGTCGCTTCGACTTAA
- a CDS encoding dienelactone hydrolase family protein has product MKTILALFAAAMALTACARPNPIATPLRAGPFGAVLLVPSCAGPGDHITRAAQDLTQSGFAVATLDWPSGACRADDAAAGVPAIERAVLRLAAVPGVDRTRLHLVGWAEGGASVLVAMARTGVRSAAAFYPSCAGLREWRPTGPVLLMMGENDTVAPPETCLAAVSRAQDADKVLAVRYGGASHGFDDVGPGWAFWRSSAASAHNKAVRDAAFSDLRIFLDAYAAK; this is encoded by the coding sequence ATGAAAACCATCCTCGCTCTGTTCGCCGCCGCGATGGCGTTGACCGCGTGCGCGCGCCCGAACCCGATCGCCACACCTTTGCGCGCCGGACCCTTCGGCGCGGTGCTGCTCGTGCCCAGCTGCGCGGGGCCCGGCGATCACATTACGCGTGCCGCGCAGGATTTGACGCAATCGGGTTTCGCGGTTGCCACGCTCGATTGGCCGTCGGGGGCTTGCCGGGCGGACGATGCCGCCGCGGGCGTGCCGGCGATCGAACGCGCCGTGCTGCGGCTTGCCGCCGTGCCGGGTGTCGATCGTACGCGGCTGCATCTGGTCGGCTGGGCGGAAGGCGGGGCGTCGGTCCTTGTCGCCATGGCGCGCACCGGCGTGCGTTCGGCCGCTGCGTTCTATCCTTCTTGCGCGGGGCTTCGCGAATGGCGCCCGACCGGCCCCGTGCTGTTGATGATGGGGGAAAACGATACCGTCGCCCCGCCGGAGACCTGCTTGGCCGCCGTCAGCCGCGCGCAAGACGCGGATAAGGTTTTGGCGGTCCGCTATGGCGGGGCCTCGCACGGGTTCGACGATGTCGGCCCCGGCTGGGCGTTTTGGCGGTCGAGTGCGGCCAGTGCCCATAACAAAGCCGTACGCGATGCGGCGTTTTCGGATTTACGCATCTTTTTGGATGCTTACGCGGCGAAGTGA